The Nitrospiria bacterium genome has a window encoding:
- a CDS encoding ubiquinol-cytochrome c reductase iron-sulfur subunit has product MTIKIKSKVRCSDREVGEVSRVIIDPIAKVISHVVVQSDGMERVVPVDGHAVITDGLVQLEFPSSNMGQYPALERGLYQQVKEVEIAGLERHLEVFPGEALVPVPTLERDLTRRAFFTKFTNAIGVVLALPLVYPVLRYLTFPMFPGYNNAWLKIGNISQVTEIDKPKQVRFKKTVKEGYLERTFEKANWVVRMSDDVRKEIFHGKPMEYKDESGKVYWVDNPDQPVVVYSGKCPHLGCAYKWKENHKRFGKVFWCPCHLSIYDVGGKVLDGPAPRRLDVLPMRLTGTGDIEVIDAEFKAGKDHQIRII; this is encoded by the coding sequence ATGACGATTAAGATCAAATCCAAGGTCCGGTGCAGCGATCGCGAAGTCGGCGAGGTGTCGCGGGTCATCATCGATCCCATCGCCAAGGTGATCAGCCACGTCGTCGTGCAGTCGGACGGCATGGAACGCGTCGTCCCGGTCGATGGCCACGCGGTGATCACGGACGGATTGGTCCAGTTAGAATTCCCATCCTCCAATATGGGTCAGTACCCGGCGCTGGAGCGGGGACTCTACCAACAAGTGAAGGAGGTCGAGATCGCCGGGCTTGAGCGGCACCTGGAGGTGTTTCCGGGAGAGGCGCTCGTGCCGGTACCGACGCTTGAACGGGATTTGACCCGCCGGGCTTTTTTCACGAAATTTACGAACGCCATCGGCGTCGTTCTGGCCCTGCCGCTGGTTTATCCCGTTCTCCGGTATCTCACCTTTCCGATGTTTCCGGGCTACAATAACGCCTGGCTCAAGATCGGCAATATTAGTCAGGTTACGGAAATCGACAAGCCCAAGCAGGTCAGGTTCAAGAAGACGGTCAAGGAAGGGTATCTTGAACGGACATTCGAGAAGGCGAACTGGGTGGTTCGAATGTCGGACGACGTGAGGAAAGAGATTTTTCACGGAAAGCCGATGGAGTACAAAGACGAGAGCGGAAAGGTTTACTGGGTGGATAACCCGGACCAACCGGTCGTCGTCTACTCCGGCAAGTGTCCCCATCTGGGCTGCGCCTACAAATGGAAGGAGAACCACAAGCGCTTCGGAAAAGTGTTTTGGTGCCCCTGCCATCTGAGCATCTATGACGTGGGCGGAAAGGTGCTGGACGGACCGGCCCCCCGGCGGCTGGATGTGCTCCCGATGCGTCTCACCGGAACGGGGGATATCGAGGTCATCGACGCCGAGTTCAAGGCCGGCAAGGATCACCAGATTCGCATCATCTGA
- the purM gene encoding phosphoribosylformylglycinamidine cyclo-ligase, protein MPRLTYKRAGVDIEAGDEFVRSIKPLVRSTFRPEVLTDIGGFGGLFGLEAKKYKDPVLVSGTDGVGTKLRIAIEMNRHNTVGIDLVAMSVNDVVVTGAEPLFFLDYLATGKLQPQTGVEIIRGIVNGCRQAGCALLGGETAEMPSFYPEGVYDLAGFAVGVIEKGQVIDGSRIKAGDVLIGLASSGLHSNGFSLARKISFEVAGHKLTDRIPGWTQRLGDELLTPTKIYVKSVLQLVRDVDVKGLAHITGGGLTGNIPRILPEGCQARIKRGSWPVPAVFGWLEKQGGIVTDEMYRVFNMGIGMVAVIGPEQADQAMERLKSLGEPAFLIGKVIHGEKKVSYE, encoded by the coding sequence ATGCCGCGTCTTACCTATAAGAGGGCCGGGGTTGACATCGAGGCCGGTGACGAGTTTGTCCGGTCGATTAAGCCGTTGGTTCGTTCCACGTTCCGTCCGGAAGTTCTGACCGATATTGGCGGATTCGGCGGATTGTTCGGACTGGAGGCTAAAAAGTATAAAGACCCCGTGCTGGTTTCCGGGACCGACGGGGTCGGAACGAAACTCAGGATCGCCATTGAAATGAACCGGCACAATACGGTCGGAATCGATCTGGTGGCCATGTCCGTCAACGATGTGGTCGTAACGGGCGCCGAGCCGCTTTTCTTTCTGGACTACCTCGCGACCGGCAAACTGCAGCCCCAGACCGGAGTGGAGATCATCCGCGGAATCGTCAATGGCTGTCGACAGGCCGGATGCGCCTTGCTGGGCGGAGAGACGGCCGAGATGCCTTCATTTTATCCGGAGGGAGTCTATGACCTTGCCGGGTTTGCGGTGGGCGTGATCGAAAAAGGCCAGGTGATTGATGGCAGCCGCATTAAAGCGGGGGATGTCTTGATCGGCCTCGCCTCGAGCGGTCTGCATAGCAACGGGTTTTCTCTGGCGCGTAAGATTTCGTTTGAGGTGGCGGGTCATAAGCTCACGGATCGGATCCCCGGATGGACCCAGCGTCTGGGCGACGAGCTTCTCACCCCAACCAAAATTTATGTCAAATCTGTCCTGCAATTGGTTCGCGATGTGGATGTCAAGGGATTGGCCCACATCACCGGAGGGGGACTCACCGGAAATATTCCGCGCATTCTTCCAGAAGGGTGTCAGGCCCGGATCAAACGGGGGAGCTGGCCCGTCCCGGCCGTATTTGGATGGCTCGAAAAGCAGGGCGGGATCGTCACCGATGAAATGTATCGGGTCTTCAACATGGGGATCGGAATGGTGGCCGTCATCGGACCCGAGCAGGCCGATCAGGCCATGGAGAGGCTCAAGAGTTTGGGTGAGCCGGCATTTTTAATCGGAAAGGTCATCCACGGGGAGAAAAAAGTCTCCTATGAATAA
- a CDS encoding cytochrome ubiquinol oxidase subunit I, with translation MKRRRLTLLAILLGLIGLGLMAGAGHAQVPEPEGYSIPGIENRGLVWIAAQMHILFAAFILGAPIFVVISEWIGMRKNDPRYDRLAKEVTKVTTILYSMTALTGGLFILFLIGLYPNLTSFLVSHFFPIFAIIYPLLFIAETLVLYLYWYTWDKLMGPKKGRHVAIGVLLNIIGLTTLVVINAPTSFMNTPPHPIETATLWDSVYNYSWMPLNLHRTIGNVTFGGFITGLIAAYMYMFAKTPEEKAYYDWMGFVGNLIGVGALLLLPLAGYILAAEFFEFDASIGPYMMADQLSMYFEMQGAMVGLIFTASNLYIWQSMKRISGIETMKFLGIPNSVMVKSGFAIILLGNAIWMTPHGFSATQATATDALELPSDWGFLALMPAKSTAAALIVAITIINYIIYNRAIKRGTIQWGKIDFASQFVLIFLAFSAIWTMGLMGAVRSLVRKYFHVYILFPDYSPESYTPTLAHASVMITAMTIAFFAIVSLAIWLSLRMGKTKES, from the coding sequence ATGAAACGCCGGCGCTTGACCCTCCTTGCGATTCTCCTCGGTCTGATCGGCCTGGGTCTGATGGCCGGAGCGGGCCATGCTCAGGTGCCGGAACCGGAGGGCTATTCGATCCCGGGGATCGAGAACCGGGGGCTGGTCTGGATTGCGGCGCAGATGCACATCCTTTTCGCGGCCTTTATTCTCGGGGCTCCGATCTTCGTCGTGATCTCGGAATGGATCGGGATGCGTAAAAACGATCCCCGATACGACCGGCTGGCCAAGGAAGTGACCAAGGTCACCACGATCCTGTACAGCATGACGGCGTTGACGGGGGGGCTGTTCATTCTGTTTCTGATCGGTCTTTATCCCAACCTGACCAGTTTTCTGGTGAGCCATTTCTTCCCCATCTTTGCGATCATCTATCCGCTCCTGTTCATCGCCGAGACCTTGGTGCTCTACCTTTACTGGTATACCTGGGACAAACTCATGGGGCCGAAAAAAGGCCGTCACGTTGCGATCGGGGTGCTGCTGAACATCATCGGACTGACCACCCTCGTCGTGATCAACGCCCCGACTTCGTTCATGAACACACCGCCCCATCCCATCGAGACCGCCACCCTCTGGGATTCGGTCTACAACTACAGCTGGATGCCGTTAAATCTTCACCGGACGATCGGGAACGTGACCTTCGGCGGATTCATCACCGGATTGATCGCGGCCTACATGTACATGTTTGCCAAGACGCCGGAGGAGAAGGCTTATTATGACTGGATGGGCTTTGTGGGGAATTTGATCGGCGTGGGGGCCCTTCTTCTTCTCCCGCTGGCAGGTTATATTCTCGCGGCCGAATTCTTCGAGTTCGACGCCTCGATCGGGCCGTACATGATGGCCGACCAGCTCTCGATGTATTTCGAGATGCAGGGGGCCATGGTCGGACTGATCTTCACGGCCAGCAATCTGTACATTTGGCAATCGATGAAGCGCATCTCGGGCATCGAAACGATGAAGTTCCTCGGAATCCCCAACTCCGTCATGGTGAAATCCGGCTTTGCGATCATCCTGCTCGGGAACGCCATCTGGATGACCCCGCACGGCTTCTCCGCGACCCAGGCGACCGCGACTGACGCGCTGGAGCTGCCCTCGGATTGGGGATTCCTGGCGCTGATGCCCGCGAAGAGCACGGCCGCGGCCCTGATCGTGGCGATAACGATCATCAACTACATCATCTACAACCGGGCCATCAAGCGCGGCACGATTCAGTGGGGCAAGATCGACTTCGCCTCCCAGTTCGTTTTGATCTTCCTGGCCTTTTCGGCGATCTGGACGATGGGCCTGATGGGCGCCGTGCGTTCCCTGGTGCGAAAATATTTCCATGTCTACATTCTGTTTCCGGATTACTCCCCCGAGTCCTACACGCCCACGCTCGCTCACGCCAGCGTGATGATCACGGCGATGACCATCGCTTTCTTCGCGATCGTCAGTCTCGCGATCTGGCTCAGTCTTCGGATGGGAAAAACCAAGGAATCGTGA
- a CDS encoding cytochrome c produces MKRWSSILGGIGIIAFMTACSGGGENPLEFPPVPAEYANKHMPEGWWVDPKIVDEGKKIFMGEANIDVNCSSCHGKDGKPVKRGARDFRQAENMKYFSDSFWFWRISEGVPNTKMKAWKEKLSEEDRWKVMAFENTFSHGGQPAVHEYTPPAGAPK; encoded by the coding sequence ATGAAAAGATGGTCATCGATATTGGGCGGAATCGGTATCATAGCGTTCATGACGGCGTGCAGCGGGGGCGGGGAGAATCCTCTCGAATTCCCTCCGGTTCCGGCGGAATACGCCAATAAGCATATGCCGGAGGGATGGTGGGTGGATCCGAAAATCGTCGATGAAGGGAAAAAAATATTCATGGGCGAGGCGAATATCGACGTCAACTGCTCCAGCTGTCACGGAAAAGACGGGAAGCCGGTTAAACGAGGCGCCCGCGACTTCCGTCAGGCCGAGAATATGAAATATTTTTCGGATAGTTTCTGGTTCTGGAGAATTTCGGAAGGAGTGCCGAACACCAAGATGAAGGCCTGGAAGGAAAAGCTTTCGGAAGAGGACCGCTGGAAGGTCATGGCCTTCGAAAACACCTTTTCACACGGAGGCCAACCCGCCGTTCACGAATACACGCCGCCAGCCGGAGCACCTAAATGA
- a CDS encoding CBS domain-containing protein, giving the protein MMAKSVFTISKKTKIKETADLMKKNGVGSLLVKESDEILGIITETDIVHKVVAQGLSPQITTVDAVMSFPLMSIEADAELEVAGRQMVENGIRHLAVTQDGKVVGMISMRDLLRPFYSREEAPGS; this is encoded by the coding sequence ATGATGGCCAAGAGTGTGTTCACCATCTCAAAAAAAACCAAGATCAAAGAGACAGCGGATTTAATGAAAAAGAACGGCGTGGGCAGCCTTCTGGTCAAGGAGTCGGATGAGATCTTGGGGATCATTACCGAAACGGACATCGTTCACAAGGTTGTGGCTCAGGGGTTAAGTCCGCAGATCACCACCGTGGACGCGGTGATGAGTTTTCCCCTCATGAGCATCGAGGCGGACGCCGAACTCGAGGTAGCCGGGCGGCAGATGGTCGAGAACGGGATTCGTCATCTGGCCGTGACTCAGGACGGAAAGGTGGTCGGGATGATCTCGATGCGCGATCTGCTGAGGCCGTTTTACAGCCGCGAGGAAGCGCCGGGATCTTGA
- the purN gene encoding phosphoribosylglycinamide formyltransferase — MNKSKLRLGILVSGRGSNLQAIIDAASSVKIDAGVEVVISDKSQAPALDHARRSRVPAFFLNPKDYSSREKYDEALVDLLRKHQVDLVILAGYMRLITSQLIEPFKNRIINIHPSLLPAFSGLHAHRQALEWGARVSGCTVHFVDESMDQGPIIIQAAVPVYDGDTEETLAARILEEEHRILPQAIQYIAEQRLEVSGRRVIVKSAPKMTGAKILSPMIEIGL, encoded by the coding sequence ATGAATAAATCCAAGCTTCGGTTGGGGATTCTCGTTTCTGGCCGCGGCTCAAACCTTCAGGCGATCATTGACGCCGCCTCGTCCGTCAAGATCGATGCTGGCGTGGAGGTGGTCATCAGCGATAAATCGCAGGCACCGGCCCTCGACCACGCCCGCCGGAGCCGGGTTCCGGCCTTTTTTCTGAATCCCAAAGATTATTCGAGCCGTGAAAAGTATGATGAAGCCCTCGTTGATCTACTGCGCAAGCACCAGGTTGATTTGGTAATCCTGGCCGGTTACATGCGTTTGATTACATCTCAATTGATCGAACCCTTTAAGAATCGGATTATCAACATTCATCCCAGCCTTTTGCCGGCTTTTTCCGGGCTTCACGCCCACCGACAAGCGTTGGAATGGGGTGCCCGGGTTTCGGGATGCACCGTTCATTTCGTGGATGAATCGATGGATCAGGGTCCGATCATCATTCAAGCGGCGGTGCCGGTCTACGATGGAGACACCGAAGAAACCCTGGCGGCACGAATCCTGGAGGAAGAGCATCGGATTCTTCCGCAGGCCATACAGTATATTGCGGAACAGAGGTTGGAGGTCTCGGGTCGGCGGGTGATCGTAAAGTCGGCCCCGAAAATGACCGGGGCGAAGATCCTATCGCCCATGATCGAGATCGGTCTCTAA
- a CDS encoding FAD-dependent oxidoreductase: MASKNHSSHLIIVIGAGPAGLAVVNNMSRAGHRVVVLNRDIKFGGLAEYGIFPTKHRLRGGLKKGYWEILNRENVDYFGQVAVGKNKDIMVSDLHEIGASALVFATGAQGTKTIGVEGDDAIGVYHAKDVVYHYNLLPGFSQKPFDMGQRVAVIGIGDVMVDIAHWLIRYKKVKEVTAIARRGPAERKYNPKEIRAVCDNIDQEDLSREFSRIRQRLEAVGQNPDQLLSGMLEEMTKCEPAGSDTELRFRFLSSPRRVLTDSKNRVRGLELEDTKLEPKGEDFSAVGLKTTREFACDSVVFAVGDRVDETLGLPFKNGTFLTNPNPTRNEPDESLFQAYDDQTGRVLEGVFLTGWARKASEGLVGVAKRDGDWCSGVLDRYLASRDPLEPAVIEERTKKLTRLIEKRQPDAVRKEDLCLLMEMEEEEGKRRGIIEGFKFPTNQQMLSAIHRKRMS; this comes from the coding sequence ATGGCATCCAAAAATCACTCCTCGCACCTCATCATCGTCATCGGGGCCGGTCCGGCCGGGCTGGCGGTCGTCAATAACATGTCCAGGGCGGGCCACCGGGTTGTGGTTTTAAACCGCGACATCAAATTCGGCGGATTGGCCGAATACGGCATTTTCCCGACCAAACACCGGCTCCGCGGCGGGCTCAAAAAGGGATATTGGGAAATTCTGAATCGGGAAAATGTGGATTATTTCGGCCAGGTGGCGGTCGGTAAGAACAAGGACATCATGGTTTCGGATCTCCATGAAATCGGGGCCAGCGCCCTGGTCTTTGCCACCGGCGCACAGGGGACAAAAACGATCGGCGTGGAAGGGGATGACGCGATCGGTGTCTACCACGCCAAGGACGTCGTCTACCATTATAATTTGTTGCCGGGTTTCAGCCAGAAGCCGTTCGATATGGGCCAGCGGGTGGCCGTGATCGGGATCGGCGATGTGATGGTCGACATCGCCCATTGGCTGATTCGTTATAAAAAGGTCAAAGAGGTCACGGCCATTGCGCGGCGGGGCCCCGCGGAACGCAAATACAATCCGAAAGAGATTCGCGCGGTCTGCGATAATATCGATCAAGAGGATCTAAGCCGGGAGTTCTCCCGCATCCGTCAACGACTGGAGGCGGTGGGTCAGAACCCCGACCAATTGCTGTCCGGTATGTTGGAAGAAATGACGAAATGCGAGCCGGCCGGGAGCGACACGGAGCTTCGTTTCCGATTTCTCTCCTCTCCCCGCCGGGTTTTGACGGATTCCAAAAATCGGGTTCGGGGACTGGAACTGGAAGACACGAAGCTGGAGCCGAAGGGTGAGGATTTTTCCGCGGTCGGGTTGAAGACCACCCGTGAATTTGCCTGCGACAGCGTCGTCTTCGCGGTGGGAGACCGTGTGGACGAAACGCTCGGCCTTCCGTTTAAGAACGGCACCTTTCTGACCAACCCCAATCCAACCCGGAACGAGCCGGACGAGTCCCTGTTTCAGGCTTACGACGACCAGACCGGCCGGGTCCTCGAAGGCGTTTTTCTGACCGGATGGGCCCGGAAGGCCAGCGAAGGTCTGGTCGGGGTGGCCAAACGGGACGGGGATTGGTGCAGCGGGGTTCTGGACCGTTATCTCGCCTCCCGAGACCCGTTGGAGCCCGCGGTGATCGAGGAACGAACCAAAAAGTTGACACGCTTAATCGAAAAACGACAGCCGGACGCGGTTCGTAAAGAAGATCTTTGCTTGCTCATGGAAATGGAGGAAGAGGAAGGAAAGCGGAGAGGAATCATCGAAGGGTTTAAATTTCCGACCAACCAGCAGATGCTGTCGGCCATCCATCGCAAGAGGATGTCGTAA
- a CDS encoding NAD(+)/NADH kinase, which produces MKKIGIIAKPQNTHAVKKILDDLLPWLTQQGKEVILDTDTGSIAGVASPHQKSKVPSLVEMVIVLGGDGTLLSVARLVEGTDVPILGVNLGGLGFLTEVTVEELFSTLGKIFKNEYVTDDRLMLKADVHRQGERVAQSLVLNDVVISKGTLARMIKLEIFINSQFVTALRGDGLILATPTGSTAYSLSAGGPIIYPSVEAMVITPISPHTLTNRPIVIPNDIHVEVVLKTREEGTAVTFDGQVGFSLRHEDVVEIGTAESKIKLIRSPQRNYYEVLRRKLKWGEG; this is translated from the coding sequence TTGAAAAAAATCGGGATCATTGCCAAACCCCAGAATACGCATGCCGTAAAGAAAATCCTGGATGACCTTCTCCCCTGGCTGACCCAGCAGGGAAAAGAGGTGATTTTGGACACCGACACCGGCTCGATCGCCGGCGTGGCCTCTCCTCACCAGAAATCGAAGGTTCCCTCCCTGGTCGAAATGGTGATCGTTCTGGGCGGCGATGGAACACTCTTAAGCGTCGCCCGTCTGGTCGAGGGGACCGATGTTCCAATCCTGGGGGTGAACCTCGGAGGATTGGGCTTTCTGACGGAGGTCACGGTTGAAGAATTGTTCAGCACGCTGGGCAAGATCTTCAAGAACGAATACGTCACGGACGATCGCCTGATGCTGAAGGCCGATGTTCACCGTCAAGGCGAACGGGTGGCCCAGTCCCTGGTTTTAAACGACGTCGTCATCAGCAAGGGGACCTTGGCCCGGATGATCAAACTGGAGATCTTCATCAACAGTCAGTTCGTCACCGCCTTGCGGGGAGACGGGCTGATCCTGGCCACGCCCACCGGATCAACGGCCTACTCGCTCTCGGCCGGAGGACCGATTATCTATCCCTCGGTCGAGGCCATGGTGATCACCCCCATCAGCCCGCATACCCTGACCAACCGCCCGATCGTGATACCGAACGATATCCATGTGGAAGTGGTTCTGAAAACTCGGGAGGAAGGAACGGCGGTTACGTTTGACGGTCAGGTCGGATTCTCGCTGAGGCACGAAGATGTGGTCGAGATCGGAACGGCCGAGAGTAAAATCAAATTAATTCGATCGCCCCAACGGAACTATTACGAGGTCCTTCGTCGAAAGCTGAAATGGGGTGAAGGGTAA
- a CDS encoding sigma-54 dependent transcriptional regulator, giving the protein MKPGNILVIDDERSQREIMGLILRSEKYEVDLASTAKEAVGKFQNGEYDVVLTDLKLPDTEGLGIVQKIFQLNPSASVIIMTAHGSIDSAVEAMKLGALDYITKPLEREELLIAVKRAFEKISLIKENSRLRQQLQEKFHINNIIGNHPRMQEVFDVVKKISNSTATVLINGESGTGKELLARAIHFNSARKNKPFQAINCAAIPDTLIESELFGYEKGAFTGAAGRRIGLFEAADGGTLFLDEVGDLSLHLQGKLLRTLQERQIRRIGGSEETAIDVRVIAATNKRLDQEIKKDLFREDLYYRLNVISIQIPPLRERSTDIPELVQHFIRIYSQKTERPVQGVSREAMRKLLEYSWPGNVRQLESSIERAVLFCGQEVIDVADLPPEICRLPSPMTGLGLQLPAEGISLDELERELIFKAMEQSDWIIMKAAKLLGLTYKTLQYRLEKHGIKKPGILAANEADKTSEKV; this is encoded by the coding sequence GTGAAGCCGGGCAATATCCTTGTGATTGATGATGAGCGGTCCCAGCGTGAAATTATGGGGCTCATTCTCCGGTCTGAAAAATATGAAGTGGATCTTGCCTCGACCGCAAAGGAGGCGGTGGGTAAATTCCAAAACGGGGAATATGATGTGGTCCTGACGGATCTGAAGCTGCCGGATACGGAGGGCTTAGGGATCGTTCAAAAGATTTTTCAGTTGAACCCGTCCGCGTCCGTAATCATCATGACGGCCCACGGTTCGATTGATTCGGCGGTCGAGGCGATGAAGCTGGGGGCATTGGATTACATCACCAAACCGCTGGAGCGGGAAGAACTGCTGATCGCGGTAAAACGGGCCTTTGAAAAGATCTCTCTCATAAAAGAAAACAGCCGGCTCCGACAACAACTTCAAGAAAAATTTCATATAAATAACATAATAGGAAATCATCCCCGGATGCAGGAAGTTTTTGATGTGGTTAAGAAAATATCGAACAGCACCGCGACCGTCCTGATCAACGGGGAGTCCGGTACGGGAAAGGAACTCTTGGCCCGTGCCATTCATTTCAATAGCGCGAGGAAGAATAAACCCTTTCAGGCGATTAATTGCGCCGCCATTCCCGATACGCTGATCGAAAGCGAATTGTTCGGTTACGAAAAGGGTGCATTTACGGGGGCGGCGGGCCGACGAATCGGGCTATTCGAGGCGGCCGATGGCGGAACCCTTTTTCTGGACGAGGTAGGCGATCTCAGTCTTCATCTTCAGGGCAAGTTGCTTCGCACGCTTCAGGAACGACAGATCCGGCGGATCGGAGGATCCGAAGAGACGGCCATCGACGTCCGTGTCATTGCGGCCACCAACAAGCGCCTGGATCAGGAGATCAAGAAGGATCTGTTCCGTGAAGACCTCTATTACCGGTTGAATGTCATTTCGATTCAAATTCCTCCGTTGCGTGAGCGCAGCACGGATATCCCGGAGTTGGTACAGCATTTCATCCGGATCTACAGCCAAAAAACGGAAAGGCCGGTCCAAGGCGTAAGTCGTGAGGCCATGCGAAAGCTGCTCGAGTATTCGTGGCCTGGAAATGTTCGTCAATTGGAGTCCTCCATTGAACGGGCGGTTCTTTTTTGCGGCCAGGAGGTGATCGACGTCGCCGATCTTCCTCCGGAAATCTGCCGGCTGCCGTCCCCGATGACGGGACTCGGACTGCAGTTGCCCGCTGAAGGTATCTCCCTGGATGAGCTTGAGCGTGAATTGATTTTTAAGGCCATGGAGCAATCCGACTGGATTATCATGAAAGCGGCTAAACTACTGGGGCTGACCTATAAAACCTTGCAATACCGTTTGGAAAAGCACGGAATTAAAAAACCCGGAATCCTTGCCGCAAATGAGGCAGACAAGACCTCAGAAAAGGTGTAG
- a CDS encoding cytochrome c, giving the protein MEMKRMHEGEVMKGQKSFFDIVKWKLIVCTVIGLALWFVSGALAFPTVFRIMFVMYAVLGFVVFLLLDLPPMPDLSGGKALIAILAFYVICSAIYVGAGTQLPQFDPEWEKGKIAMIIEAKKRSHPDIRPQEVLKQTEALSAKTNDLMERLAKLEESMTGQSTAGEGPTAEELAKKRAASSGAPPSDPVAYGKEVYELYECYNCHKIGGRGSVKKRGPMLDNIGNLATIDQIKKKVYNPKYMMADGFEKEYEKGLMPKNYTELISEEELTALATYLSTLKNTSVNTPKPIVKQP; this is encoded by the coding sequence ATGGAAATGAAACGGATGCATGAAGGAGAGGTTATGAAGGGCCAGAAGAGCTTCTTTGACATCGTTAAATGGAAGCTGATCGTCTGCACGGTGATCGGCTTGGCACTTTGGTTTGTGAGCGGTGCGCTGGCCTTTCCCACCGTCTTCCGCATCATGTTTGTTATGTATGCGGTCCTGGGTTTTGTCGTCTTCCTTCTTCTGGATCTCCCGCCGATGCCGGACCTCTCGGGCGGCAAGGCCCTCATCGCGATCCTCGCCTTCTATGTCATATGTTCGGCGATCTATGTCGGGGCCGGGACACAACTGCCCCAGTTCGATCCCGAGTGGGAGAAGGGCAAGATCGCCATGATCATCGAGGCCAAAAAGCGGTCCCATCCGGATATCAGACCCCAGGAAGTTCTCAAGCAGACCGAAGCCCTGTCGGCCAAAACCAATGATCTCATGGAGCGTTTGGCCAAGCTGGAGGAGTCCATGACCGGCCAGAGCACTGCGGGCGAAGGGCCCACGGCTGAAGAGTTGGCCAAAAAGAGGGCGGCGAGTTCGGGCGCTCCTCCGTCGGATCCGGTCGCCTATGGAAAAGAGGTTTACGAACTCTATGAATGTTATAACTGTCACAAGATCGGCGGTAGGGGCAGCGTCAAAAAGCGCGGGCCGATGCTCGACAACATCGGGAACCTGGCCACGATCGACCAGATCAAAAAGAAGGTTTACAATCCGAAATACATGATGGCGGACGGATTCGAGAAGGAGTACGAAAAGGGCCTCATGCCGAAAAATTACACGGAACTTATTTCGGAAGAAGAACTGACCGCGCTGGCGACCTACCTGTCCACGCTGAAAAATACGAGCGTCAACACCCCGAAGCCGATTGTCAAACAACCGTGA